GCAGAAGCAGCAAGACAACGGATAGCCTACTACTAGCCGCAACCCTCGTGGGCTGGGTGTTGAACGCGAAAAATCGAAAGGGCACCATACAAATCATCCTCATAAAGCTACAAAAAGAACCCTATCAAATCAGCATGAGCCCTAAACACAACGGGCAGCCCATGGGCTGCCCGTTCTATCTGGTTGGCCAAAGGTTGCCAGGCTGCCTATAGGTTAAAGTCGAAGGGAACTACTACCCAGAACTTGATGGGCTTGCCATCCTTTAGGGCGGGCGAGAACCTTAGCAGGTAAACCTTGCTGGCGGCCTATGCGGCCAGGCTGGGGTGCGGGCTCTTCAGTACAACGTGCTGAATTGGCTTTCCTTCTTCGTCAATCAATACCTTCAAGATAACCCTACCCGCTATTTCTGCATCCTCTGCCTGTTTCGGGTAGCGTAGCGCTCTCATTGCCTCATGCATATTCAGCGGCGTGGGCTGTTGGTCTACTTCCACAAGAGCGTTGGGATCTGGCAGATCGGTTTTTCTGGTACTCCCACCCGTACGCGCACTATCCGCAGGCTGCTGGGCATGGGCTACGGATATGCTGCCTAGCAGGAGCAGCAGAAGGATGGATACCCGATGGCTAAACACGCTATGCGGCCGGGCACGGAGGGGTGTGGTAAGGTGGAGGTGCTTCATATAACTTGATTTTCTAGAGCTTTTAAGCAAGAATCACGCCACATCTGCATCAGCTTTCCCATACCCCCAAAACACATAGGGCAGCTGGTGGGCTGCCCTATAGTTGAGTCGTGGTGGTTTCAGCTAAGAAAAACCTACAGTTTGAAATCGAAAGGCGTTACTACCCAGAACTTGATGGGCCTGCCTGCCTGTATGGCGGGCGAGAACTGGAGCAGATAGACCTTGCTGGAGGCCTCTGCGGCCAGGCTGGGGTGCGGGCTCTTCAGCACGATGTGCTTTATGGGCGTACCCTCCTCGTTGATGAGCACTTTCAGGATCACACGGCCCTCGATGTTTGCCTGGCGGGCTATCTCGGGGTACACCATCTTTTTCTTGATGTCGTCCATGTTAGCTGCCTGGGGCTGCTTGTCTACTACCACAAAGGCATTGGGGTCTGGCAGGGCCTGCACCACGGGGGCATCCCCGCTGCCGGTTCCACCCGCTCCATCTATGTCTACCCGGCTGATGTCGGGTGCGGCATCATCGCCCTCCTTGTTCTCATCGCCCACATTCTGGTCTTCGTCCTCAGTCAGCTTTTCCACTTCCGCAATGGTGGTTTCCTCGGGCGCTTCATCGTCCTCTACCACCTCGGGTGGTACAAACTTAATCTCCTCGCGCGCCGGGGGTGGCGGTGGGGGGACGTTTAGCTCTTCGGGCGCTTTTTCCTCGTTGTCTACAGGGGGTGGGCTTAGCTCCACCTCCACGTTTTGTACCAGCTCCCTTTGCGCTAGTTCGTCTCCGCTTAGGAGGTGCTCCAGCACCGGGATGGACATCAGGCCGGCTACGGTTACGGAACCAAACAGGAAGGCGAGCAGGGTAACGCGGCCGTACTGCTTACGCAGCTGGTACCCACCGTAGGCTTTGTTCCGGCTGTGAAATACAATTTCGTCCAGATCTGCTTTTTCTATACGCATGTTCTTACGCTATGTGGTGTACCCGCCGGGGGGGGTGGGCACATCCAGGTTTACTTTGATTGACCCGCACCCGCAGCCAGGGTTTTTGCCACGGCAGATGGGGTAAGGTTCTGGCTTTCTTCGTACGCCTGTACAAACTCGGCCTCTTCGCGCTCCAGATCCAGTAGCATGTACTTTTTCTGGTTGGTTACGTTCATCTCATCCAGGATGTTCACCATGTTTTCATAGCGTGCATCTTTGGCCATCTTGATGAGCACAATCATGGGGTCGGGGTCCTTGGCCGTGGCAAAGCGCTTCTTTACCTGCTCCTGGTTTTCCTGGATCTTGGTGCGGATGCCCTTGCCATAGTTAATGGACTTTAGCTCCACCCCACCCTCTTCGCCATCGCTTTTCCCCATGTAGTAGTAGATTCGGTCTTGGCCGGCTATGATGATGTTCATCACCTTGCTCTCGGCTACCTTTTCTTTCTCCTCCTTCGGTGTATCTATCTCATCAGAGGGTACTACAATGGGCATGCTCTTGGGGTCGGATAGGGTGGCTGTCAGGATAAAGAAGGTAAGGAGCAGGAATCCCAAGTCCACCATCGGGGTCATATCGATGGGGGGTACGCCTTTCTTACCCCTTCGTTTGCCTTTTTTGCCACCACTATCGCCACCGCCGTCTACTGCTGCTGCCATAGGATTATTATTTAGGGGTTGCTTTTTTATCAGTGATGAGGCTGAACTTATTGGCCTGCTGGCCTTTCAGCACCTCGGTAATGCGCTGTATGATGGGATAGGGCGTATCGCGATCTGCCTTTATGGCCAGCCGGAAGTCCTTGGTAGTGGCCTCGGGGTTCAGCTGGTGATATTGGTTTTTCACTTTGCGCGCTTCAAAAATCCAGTCATCCAGCTGGTTTCGCGTGTTTACCGTATCCATGGGCACGCCTTGCGTCTGCTTATAGATCGCCTTGCGTTGCTCAGGGTCGGCACTCAGGTACTGGGGCAGTCGCTCTATGGGTACGGGCACCTCGGATAGTACTGAAAATGCCTCATACTGCTCGGCGGTAAACTTGATGTTGTACAGCGTCGCCATACGCTCCAGCCAGGTTTTGGCTAGCTCTCCCTGCTCGGTAATGCCCACACGCACCTGGCCATCCTTATTGGCGTAGATGGTGAGCAGGTCCTTTGCCGGTACTGCCTTCTCGATCGTAGAGGCCGGGATGGTTACTTTCTCCGTTTCCTGCTTCGTAAACTTAATGGTAAGCATGAAGAAGGTGATGAGGAGAAACGCCAGATCCACCATCGGCGTCATATCGATGAATGTACTCTTCTTGGCTACTTTGGCCTTGGACATAATCGTACGGTTTTATCCCGGTGAGGGGAGGAGGGGTTTAGTGCTTCTCGCTGTAGGTCTGCACGATAGAGAAGCCCACCTCATCCATGCGGTAGGTCAGTCCGTCTACTTTGCTGGTAAAGTAGTTGTACAGCACAGTGGCCACGGCAGAGGTAAAGATACCCAGGGCAGTGTTTACCAGTGCCTCGGAGATACCTACTGATAGCTGGGCCGCATCTGCTGCACCACTGGCACCCAGGCTGGCAAAGGCGCGGATCATACCCAGTACGGTGCCCAGCAGCGCGGTAAGGGTGGCTACGGATACAATGGTGGAAATGATAACCATATTACGCTGTAGCACAGGTAGTTCCAGGGCTATGCTTTCTTCCAGCGCCTTCTGTATGGCTACCATTTTTTGCTCCTTGTCCATGTGTAGTTCCTTTTCCACCTGGCCGTACTTCAGCAGCACCTCGCGGGTTACGTTGCCTACCGACCCTTGGGCACGGTCGCACTCATCCAGGGCTGCCTGCAGGTTGTTGTTCTCCAGGTGGGTTTGCACGCGAGCTACAAACATATCCAGGTTACCTTTTCCGCTGGCGCGGCCCAGCGACACCATGCGCTCTATGCTGGCGGTGATAACCATGAGCAGCAGGCCAATGGCGAAGGGTACTACCTGACCACCCTTGTAAAACAAGCCTAGCCAGCGGGCAAATCCCTCGGCTACGGGGTGGCCATTCTCCGGATCTCCGCCCTCAAAGTTGCTGGGCGCACCCATGATGAACAGATAGATGATCCATCCGAACACGATTG
The DNA window shown above is from Bacteroidota bacterium and carries:
- a CDS encoding biopolymer transporter ExbD; amino-acid sequence: MAAAVDGGGDSGGKKGKRRGKKGVPPIDMTPMVDLGFLLLTFFILTATLSDPKSMPIVVPSDEIDTPKEEKEKVAESKVMNIIIAGQDRIYYYMGKSDGEEGGVELKSINYGKGIRTKIQENQEQVKKRFATAKDPDPMIVLIKMAKDARYENMVNILDEMNVTNQKKYMLLDLEREEAEFVQAYEESQNLTPSAVAKTLAAGAGQSK
- a CDS encoding TonB family protein — encoded protein: MRIEKADLDEIVFHSRNKAYGGYQLRKQYGRVTLLAFLFGSVTVAGLMSIPVLEHLLSGDELAQRELVQNVEVELSPPPVDNEEKAPEELNVPPPPPPAREEIKFVPPEVVEDDEAPEETTIAEVEKLTEDEDQNVGDENKEGDDAAPDISRVDIDGAGGTGSGDAPVVQALPDPNAFVVVDKQPQAANMDDIKKKMVYPEIARQANIEGRVILKVLINEEGTPIKHIVLKSPHPSLAAEASSKVYLLQFSPAIQAGRPIKFWVVTPFDFKL
- a CDS encoding energy transducer TonB yields the protein MKHLHLTTPLRARPHSVFSHRVSILLLLLLGSISVAHAQQPADSARTGGSTRKTDLPDPNALVEVDQQPTPLNMHEAMRALRYPKQAEDAEIAGRVILKVLIDEEGKPIQHVVLKSPHPSLAA
- a CDS encoding MotA/TolQ/ExbB proton channel family protein, with the translated sequence MEETLVAQETEVKKASPLKGWFGPIVIVLSIVFGWIIYLFIMGAPSNFEGGDPENGHPVAEGFARWLGLFYKGGQVVPFAIGLLLMVITASIERMVSLGRASGKGNLDMFVARVQTHLENNNLQAALDECDRAQGSVGNVTREVLLKYGQVEKELHMDKEQKMVAIQKALEESIALELPVLQRNMVIISTIVSVATLTALLGTVLGMIRAFASLGASGAADAAQLSVGISEALVNTALGIFTSAVATVLYNYFTSKVDGLTYRMDEVGFSIVQTYSEKH
- a CDS encoding biopolymer transporter ExbD, whose product is MSKAKVAKKSTFIDMTPMVDLAFLLITFFMLTIKFTKQETEKVTIPASTIEKAVPAKDLLTIYANKDGQVRVGITEQGELAKTWLERMATLYNIKFTAEQYEAFSVLSEVPVPIERLPQYLSADPEQRKAIYKQTQGVPMDTVNTRNQLDDWIFEARKVKNQYHQLNPEATTKDFRLAIKADRDTPYPIIQRITEVLKGQQANKFSLITDKKATPK